The Phycisphaerales bacterium genome includes a region encoding these proteins:
- the glgX gene encoding glycogen debranching protein GlgX yields the protein MSRIVLPGSPYPLGATFDGKGANFAIFAEHAERVELCLFSDPAASQESERIELREQTDFVWHGYLRDIIPGQLYGYRVHGPYDPANGLRFNPHKIVLDPYVKALGRDLRWCDEMFGYRLGDPQADLSCDHRDNAAHAPLGIVIDTAFTWGDDRPPRTPWHETIIYEVHVKGFTQKHPGVLPRLRGTYAGLASSEPLRYLRELGVTAVELLPVHHHVDARELVDRGLSNYWGYDTLAYFAPELRYAAAGHARDAVREFKSMVAALHAAGIEVILDVVYNHTAEGNHLGPTLSLRGIDNTSYYRLMPAARRYYQDFTGCGNTLNMTHPRALQLIMDSLRYWVLEMRVDGFRFDLASALARELHEVDRLGAFFDIIAQDPVLSQIKLIAEPWDLGEGGYQVGNFPVGWTEWNGKYRDSVRRFWKGDEGTTSELATRLCGSSDLYERSGRRPHASINFITAHDGFTLHDLVSFNEKHNLANGEDNRDGTDYNLSWNHGTEGPTDDPQIRALRERQKRNLMAFLLLSQGVPMICGGDELGRSQQGNNNAYCQDNELSWFDWELDEPRRAFLEFTRRLIAFRRHHPTLRRRNFFQGRQLRGLEVKDVSWLQPEGAEMTDEQWSAAHIRTLGMLLSGQDLELQDEAGVPVTDDTHLILLNADHQAVRFHLPKAPGLCWETLFDTARPWIDAGEEVWDLGAELELVDRSLMVLRCSEIPIVPRARDRRRNGPSQRRE from the coding sequence ATGTCCCGTATCGTCCTGCCCGGCTCCCCCTATCCGCTCGGAGCCACGTTTGACGGCAAGGGTGCGAATTTTGCCATCTTCGCGGAGCACGCGGAGCGGGTGGAGTTGTGCCTGTTTTCGGATCCCGCCGCCTCGCAGGAGAGTGAGCGGATCGAGCTGCGCGAACAGACCGATTTCGTCTGGCACGGCTATCTGCGCGACATTATTCCCGGCCAGCTCTATGGCTACCGCGTGCATGGGCCCTACGATCCGGCGAACGGGCTGCGTTTCAACCCGCACAAGATCGTGCTCGATCCGTACGTCAAAGCGCTCGGCCGGGACCTGCGCTGGTGCGACGAGATGTTCGGCTACCGGCTTGGTGACCCGCAAGCCGATCTTTCCTGCGACCACCGTGACAATGCCGCGCACGCCCCCCTGGGCATCGTGATCGACACGGCCTTCACCTGGGGCGACGATCGGCCACCGCGCACACCGTGGCACGAGACGATCATCTACGAAGTGCATGTCAAGGGCTTCACGCAGAAGCACCCCGGGGTGCTGCCGCGGCTGCGCGGCACCTACGCCGGGCTCGCCTCGAGCGAACCGCTGCGCTATCTCCGGGAACTGGGCGTGACGGCCGTCGAATTGCTGCCCGTGCATCATCACGTGGATGCACGCGAGCTGGTGGACCGCGGACTGTCGAACTACTGGGGCTACGACACGCTCGCATACTTCGCGCCGGAGCTGCGTTACGCCGCTGCCGGCCACGCGCGCGACGCAGTCCGCGAGTTCAAATCGATGGTGGCGGCGCTGCATGCGGCCGGGATCGAGGTGATTCTCGACGTGGTGTACAACCACACCGCCGAGGGCAATCACCTGGGGCCGACGCTCAGTCTGCGCGGGATCGACAACACCTCGTACTATCGGCTGATGCCGGCCGCCCGGCGCTATTACCAGGACTTCACCGGCTGCGGCAACACGCTGAACATGACCCACCCGCGCGCCCTGCAGCTCATCATGGACAGTCTGCGTTACTGGGTGCTGGAGATGCGGGTGGACGGCTTTCGCTTTGACCTGGCTTCCGCCTTGGCGCGTGAGCTGCACGAGGTCGATCGGCTGGGCGCCTTCTTCGACATCATCGCGCAGGACCCGGTGCTGTCGCAGATCAAGCTGATCGCGGAGCCGTGGGATCTCGGTGAGGGTGGCTACCAGGTCGGTAATTTTCCCGTCGGCTGGACCGAGTGGAACGGCAAGTACCGCGATTCGGTGCGGCGGTTCTGGAAAGGCGATGAGGGTACGACGTCAGAGCTTGCAACGCGGTTGTGCGGCAGCAGCGACCTGTACGAGCGCAGCGGCCGCCGCCCGCATGCAAGCATCAACTTCATTACCGCGCACGACGGCTTCACGCTGCACGATCTTGTCAGCTTCAACGAGAAGCACAACCTCGCTAACGGCGAGGACAACCGCGACGGCACAGACTACAACCTTTCCTGGAACCACGGTACGGAGGGGCCCACGGATGATCCGCAGATCAGGGCGCTGCGGGAACGGCAGAAGCGCAACCTGATGGCGTTTCTTCTGCTCTCGCAGGGGGTGCCGATGATCTGCGGTGGCGATGAGCTGGGTCGCTCTCAGCAGGGCAATAACAATGCCTACTGCCAGGACAACGAATTGAGCTGGTTCGACTGGGAACTGGATGAGCCGCGCCGGGCGTTCCTGGAATTCACCCGGCGCCTGATCGCCTTTCGCCGCCACCACCCGACGCTGCGGCGCCGCAACTTCTTCCAGGGGCGGCAACTCCGTGGGCTGGAAGTCAAGGATGTGAGCTGGCTCCAGCCCGAAGGCGCCGAGATGACGGATGAGCAATGGAGTGCCGCCCATATCCGCACACTCGGAATGCTTCTCAGCGGCCAGGATCTCGAGCTGCAGGACGAAGCGGGGGTGCCGGTGACGGATGACACACATCTGATCCTGCTCAACGCCGACCACCAGGCGGTCCGTTTCCACCTGCCAAAGGCGCCGGGCCTCTGCTGGGAAACATTGTTCGATACCGCGCGGCCGTGGATTGACGCCGGCGAAGAGGTCTGGGATCTGGGGGCGGAGCTGGAGTTGGTGGATCGGTCGCTCATGGTGCTGCGTTGCTCGGAGATTCCGATCGTACCGCGTGCCCGTGATCGCCGTCGGAATGGGCCGTCGCAGCGGCGGGAGTAA
- a CDS encoding C40 family peptidase — protein sequence MNKRALMFCPPLLLMVFAMSLAMHDPLPLALVDRIEQVIAAFEPPWLPTERPLRGTDLVLDVASDPPGGGSWDSVPLFAAEYLYHLVKQGGARPRLLRGGTWLPVEEDEAAGPPLPVNRQRITITWQGESAAAPRVVVEARGPAAEADTLAAHVQNALRTRLADLPFMVDWRPASGADAAAELGLRLRVQWPAPTAESPAGWRVYRGLGRGVYEGLASYHRQVLQRPAATPTRAEAETRRFREAERLARSIFPEGALPPERAGWFCEKFVRLGVRDRSLTLFVLAAETDGETVTLRGSTNVPALALGVERALASVGLRDVRNEIRTLPDEVALGGQRFGICCVPHMLSYDRPGDGGGLQTQLLLGEPVFLLDRRDGHYLLHASDGYWGWVPETAIQPVAEDEFWRYLDAPVAVVLEEFDLGGLRVPRGARVAWQTDTEGREQVWIPGHAPLPVASAHLRPVGPNGRTELRLAAALDLLHIPYVFGGRSPWGLDCSGLVTNIAAQAGDRPARDAWQQALGGTLVATATARAGLRAGDLVYFTNASGRIYHTGIALSATHFLHASPPAVRINSLRAGDRLYDAGLDQDFFLAKRP from the coding sequence ATGAACAAAAGAGCGCTCATGTTCTGCCCGCCCCTCCTCCTGATGGTGTTTGCCATGTCGCTCGCGATGCACGACCCGTTACCACTTGCCCTTGTGGATCGAATCGAACAGGTGATTGCCGCCTTCGAGCCCCCCTGGTTGCCAACCGAGCGTCCGCTGCGCGGAACCGACCTGGTACTCGACGTGGCCAGCGATCCGCCCGGCGGCGGTTCGTGGGACAGCGTGCCGCTCTTCGCGGCCGAGTATCTCTATCATTTGGTCAAACAGGGCGGTGCGCGGCCCCGGCTGCTGCGCGGCGGTACGTGGCTCCCCGTGGAGGAGGACGAGGCCGCAGGCCCACCATTACCCGTCAACCGGCAGCGGATCACGATCACTTGGCAGGGTGAATCCGCCGCGGCCCCGCGCGTTGTTGTCGAAGCACGGGGTCCGGCCGCTGAAGCGGACACGCTGGCGGCACATGTCCAGAATGCGCTGCGTACGCGGCTCGCCGACCTTCCCTTCATGGTGGATTGGCGCCCGGCAAGCGGGGCTGATGCGGCGGCGGAGCTTGGACTGCGCCTCCGTGTGCAGTGGCCCGCGCCGACCGCGGAATCGCCCGCCGGCTGGCGCGTCTACCGGGGGTTGGGACGCGGAGTGTACGAGGGTCTGGCAAGCTACCACCGGCAGGTTTTACAGCGACCGGCAGCCACCCCCACGCGGGCAGAGGCGGAGACGCGGCGTTTCCGCGAGGCGGAGCGGCTTGCCAGATCGATCTTTCCGGAGGGCGCACTGCCGCCGGAGCGGGCCGGTTGGTTTTGTGAGAAGTTCGTACGCCTCGGGGTTCGGGATCGCAGTCTGACACTCTTCGTACTCGCGGCCGAGACCGACGGTGAAACCGTCACGCTGCGCGGCTCGACCAATGTCCCCGCCTTGGCGCTGGGTGTCGAGCGGGCGCTTGCATCCGTCGGCCTTCGTGATGTCCGCAACGAGATTCGCACTTTGCCCGATGAGGTTGCACTCGGCGGTCAGCGTTTTGGCATCTGCTGTGTGCCCCACATGCTGAGCTATGACCGACCCGGGGACGGGGGCGGGCTGCAGACGCAGTTGCTGTTGGGGGAGCCCGTATTCCTGCTGGACCGGCGTGACGGGCACTACCTCCTGCACGCGAGCGACGGCTACTGGGGCTGGGTGCCGGAGACCGCTATCCAGCCGGTTGCAGAGGATGAATTCTGGCGCTACCTGGACGCGCCGGTTGCGGTGGTGTTGGAGGAATTCGACCTGGGTGGGCTGCGCGTACCACGCGGAGCGCGGGTGGCGTGGCAGACTGACACCGAGGGTCGTGAGCAGGTTTGGATTCCCGGCCATGCGCCTCTCCCGGTCGCCTCTGCACACCTGAGACCCGTGGGACCGAACGGTCGCACGGAACTCCGCCTCGCAGCCGCCCTCGACCTGCTGCATATCCCCTATGTCTTCGGCGGCCGCTCACCGTGGGGGCTGGATTGCAGTGGGCTGGTGACGAACATCGCTGCACAGGCCGGTGACCGGCCCGCCCGCGATGCCTGGCAGCAGGCCCTCGGCGGAACGCTTGTCGCGACGGCTACAGCGCGGGCGGGGCTGCGAGCTGGTGATCTCGTCTACTTCACAAACGCCAGCGGCCGGATTTATCACACCGGCATCGCCCTCTCCGCCACACACTTCCTGCATGCGTCACCGCCGGCGGTCCGGATCAACAGTCTGCGTGCCGGCGATCGGCTGTATGACGCCGGGCTGGACCAGGATTTCTTCCTCGCGAAGCGGCCGTAG
- the pyrE gene encoding orotate phosphoribosyltransferase produces the protein MNTGELARALRAAALLEGDFTLRSGRKSKYYLDKYLFETQPALLRALAERFAAYAGEGVDRIAGAELGGIALAAATSLQTDKPFVIVRNSKKAGYGTGKLIEGRLEPGDRVLLVEDIATSGGQAIEACRTLQEAGAVVTAVVVTIDRQEGGRAAIEAAGLRFAALFTSADLGIVREPE, from the coding sequence ATGAACACTGGCGAACTGGCTCGGGCGCTGCGTGCGGCGGCGCTGCTCGAAGGCGACTTCACGCTGCGCAGCGGGCGCAAGAGCAAGTACTACCTCGACAAATACCTGTTCGAGACGCAGCCGGCTCTGTTGCGGGCGCTGGCCGAGCGGTTTGCGGCGTATGCCGGTGAAGGCGTGGACCGCATCGCCGGCGCGGAACTGGGGGGGATTGCACTCGCCGCCGCCACGTCACTGCAAACGGACAAGCCCTTTGTCATCGTGCGAAACTCGAAGAAGGCGGGCTATGGCACCGGCAAGCTGATCGAGGGGCGGTTGGAGCCGGGGGATCGGGTTCTGCTCGTGGAGGATATCGCGACGTCGGGGGGGCAGGCGATCGAGGCGTGCCGCACGCTGCAGGAGGCGGGCGCCGTGGTGACGGCCGTGGTGGTGACGATCGACCGGCAGGAAGGCGGGCGTGCAGCGATCGAGGCCGCAGGGCTGCGTTTCGCGGCGCTGTTTACGTCGGCTGATCTGGGCATCGTGCGCGAGCCGGAATAG
- a CDS encoding MFS transporter, with protein sequence MAASPASAQPGTTSGFVLFRLSVMMFLQYAIWGAWLPILYPYLLGHVRFSLDQVGAILAAGAVGAIFGPFIAGQIADRHFATEKFLGFSHLVGAALVFILAKTDTFWPFLAISLIYGLVYAPTIALTNSLCFHHLSDRDKQFGPVRLWGTIGWIIAGVAVGHWLLVYYTPAGAIESVVADAQNAGRADAFRLSALLGLIMGIYCFTLPNTPPSRGARESNAAFAAVREIRFQPLLTLFLLAVPISIIHQFYFVHTSEFLSIMQRQSDTADAFARTINSVLGAGGGGLMTIGQMSEILVLALIPLVAKKLSRKALLAIGIGAYAARMFIFAHLSTSMPAVLLGVAMHGLCFGCFIFVAFMVVDEETRADIRASAQNLFNLVIVGVGIIVGSWFATSVVGRWATVDDRMDYTRLFSVPMWIAVVCLVVLLVLYPGRRLRQPAAPQAVNAV encoded by the coding sequence ATGGCCGCATCGCCCGCGTCCGCCCAACCCGGTACAACCTCGGGCTTCGTGCTGTTCCGACTCTCCGTCATGATGTTCCTGCAATACGCAATCTGGGGCGCCTGGCTCCCCATCCTGTATCCCTACCTGTTGGGGCATGTGCGTTTTTCGCTCGACCAGGTCGGGGCCATCCTGGCGGCCGGCGCGGTAGGGGCGATTTTCGGGCCCTTCATTGCAGGCCAGATTGCCGACCGCCACTTCGCGACGGAAAAGTTCCTCGGGTTCAGCCACCTCGTGGGAGCGGCGCTCGTTTTCATTCTGGCGAAGACGGATACCTTCTGGCCCTTTCTCGCTATTTCGCTGATCTACGGCCTGGTCTACGCGCCCACGATTGCACTCACCAACTCCCTCTGCTTTCACCATCTCAGCGATCGTGACAAGCAGTTTGGACCGGTCCGACTCTGGGGGACCATTGGTTGGATCATTGCCGGTGTAGCGGTCGGGCATTGGCTGCTCGTCTACTACACCCCTGCGGGCGCGATCGAATCCGTCGTTGCAGACGCACAGAACGCCGGGCGTGCGGACGCCTTTCGTCTCAGTGCGCTGCTCGGCCTGATCATGGGCATCTACTGCTTCACGCTGCCGAACACCCCCCCCAGCCGCGGCGCGCGCGAGTCCAACGCCGCGTTTGCCGCCGTCCGCGAAATCCGCTTCCAGCCGCTGCTTACGCTGTTCCTGCTGGCCGTGCCGATCAGCATCATTCACCAGTTCTACTTCGTGCACACCAGTGAGTTCCTGAGCATCATGCAACGGCAAAGTGATACCGCCGACGCCTTCGCCCGTACGATCAATTCCGTCCTGGGTGCCGGGGGCGGGGGCTTGATGACCATCGGCCAGATGTCGGAAATCCTCGTCCTTGCACTCATCCCGCTCGTGGCCAAGAAGCTGTCTCGCAAGGCGCTGCTCGCCATCGGGATCGGTGCCTATGCCGCCCGCATGTTCATCTTTGCCCACCTCTCGACGAGCATGCCGGCCGTACTGCTGGGCGTCGCGATGCACGGGTTATGCTTCGGCTGCTTCATCTTCGTGGCCTTCATGGTCGTGGACGAGGAGACGCGAGCGGACATCCGGGCCAGTGCGCAAAACCTCTTCAATCTCGTGATCGTCGGTGTCGGCATCATCGTCGGTTCATGGTTTGCCACGAGCGTCGTAGGCCGTTGGGCAACGGTCGACGACCGTATGGATTACACGCGGTTGTTCAGCGTCCCCATGTGGATCGCGGTGGTTTGCCTGGTCGTTCTGCTGGTGCTCTACCCCGGACGGCGGCTCCGCCAGCCCGCAGCGCCGCAGGCCGTGAATGCCGTGTAG
- a CDS encoding acyl-CoA desaturase translates to MADDQSERVQRMNSVHCLPLLLLHAGCFALPLVGFSWTASGVALALYWLRMFAITGFYHRYFSHRAFQTSRLMQFIIAVWGNTAVQRGPLWWASHHRQHHAHSDRPPDAHSPVQYGFTWAHMGWLTASDNLVTNKRFVRDLARYPELRFLDRFELLVPVLFAGALFGAGELLRVGIPGLGTSGWQMLVWGFFVSTVVLFHGTCLINSLAHRMGTRRYDTPDDSRNSLLLALVTMGEGWHNNHHRYPSAARQGFYWWEIDITYYLLRGMERLGLIWDLRPVPAKVLHRHGDSASPGVAGVDLRVPAVAPER, encoded by the coding sequence ATGGCCGACGACCAGTCGGAGCGGGTGCAACGAATGAACTCGGTGCACTGTCTCCCGCTGCTGCTGCTGCATGCGGGCTGTTTCGCCCTTCCGCTGGTGGGCTTCAGTTGGACGGCGAGCGGTGTCGCCTTGGCGCTCTACTGGCTGCGCATGTTCGCCATCACGGGGTTCTACCACCGTTACTTCTCGCACCGGGCGTTTCAGACTTCCCGGCTCATGCAGTTCATCATCGCGGTGTGGGGCAATACGGCGGTACAGCGCGGGCCGCTCTGGTGGGCATCCCATCACCGCCAGCATCATGCCCATTCGGACCGGCCGCCGGATGCGCACTCGCCGGTACAGTACGGATTCACCTGGGCGCACATGGGCTGGTTGACCGCCTCGGACAACCTCGTGACCAACAAGCGATTTGTCCGTGACCTGGCGCGCTACCCGGAGCTGCGCTTCCTCGACCGCTTCGAACTGCTCGTGCCGGTCCTGTTTGCCGGCGCGCTGTTCGGAGCCGGCGAGCTGCTGCGGGTTGGGATTCCCGGGCTGGGGACAAGTGGCTGGCAGATGCTGGTGTGGGGCTTCTTTGTCTCGACCGTTGTTTTATTCCACGGGACATGCCTGATCAATTCACTGGCGCACCGCATGGGGACACGGCGCTATGACACCCCGGATGACAGCCGGAACAGTCTGTTGCTCGCGCTGGTCACGATGGGGGAGGGCTGGCACAACAACCACCACCGTTATCCTTCCGCGGCGCGCCAGGGCTTCTACTGGTGGGAGATTGACATCACTTACTACCTCCTTCGCGGCATGGAGCGCCTGGGCCTGATTTGGGATCTGCGACCGGTGCCCGCCAAGGTGCTGCACCGGCATGGCGATTCCGCGTCCCCGGGTGTGGCGGGCGTTGATCTGCGGGTTCCAGCGGTGGCGCCGGAGCGTTGA
- a CDS encoding FAD-dependent oxidoreductase, with the protein MRIAVIGTGIAGMVAAYKLCRVHTLSVYEAADWIGGHTHTIPIPVRDGPMLAVDTGFIVFNHRTYPNFCALLDELGVATQPSDMSFSVRCDRTGVEYSGNNLNTLFAQRRNLLRPAHWRMLVDIVRFYREARELLASPDDTITLGSYLRSRRYSRVFIEQHLVPVGAAIWSADPEQFEEFPARYFVQFCQNHGMLNLWRRPCWRVVQGGSWRYVERLTAPYRDAIRLRTPVARVQRFPDHVAVTPRGAPPELFDAVVLATHSDQALELLADASDAECAILGALPYQANDTVLHTDTRLLPRRRRAWASWNYHVPSVPQRTPTLTYNMNMLQALPGPTTYCVTLNETDSIDPATILGRYTYHHPQYTVAALAAQRRHAEINGVNRTYYCGAYWGYGFHEDGVKSALTVCAALTRSQAA; encoded by the coding sequence ATGCGGATCGCGGTGATCGGTACGGGAATCGCGGGGATGGTGGCGGCCTACAAGTTGTGCCGGGTGCACACGCTGAGCGTTTATGAAGCGGCCGATTGGATCGGTGGGCACACGCACACCATCCCGATTCCCGTGCGGGATGGCCCAATGCTGGCGGTTGATACCGGCTTCATTGTCTTCAACCACCGGACCTACCCGAACTTCTGCGCGCTCCTGGATGAGCTCGGCGTGGCGACTCAGCCGAGCGACATGAGCTTCAGTGTGCGCTGCGACCGTACGGGCGTGGAGTACAGCGGCAACAATCTGAACACCCTCTTCGCCCAGCGACGCAACCTGCTGCGCCCCGCACACTGGCGGATGCTGGTCGACATCGTGCGCTTTTATCGCGAGGCCCGCGAACTGCTGGCGTCGCCGGATGACACGATCACGCTGGGAAGCTACCTGCGGAGCCGGCGCTACTCGCGGGTGTTCATCGAGCAGCACCTCGTACCCGTGGGGGCCGCCATCTGGTCGGCGGATCCGGAGCAGTTTGAGGAGTTCCCGGCGCGCTACTTCGTCCAGTTCTGCCAGAACCACGGCATGCTCAATCTCTGGCGCCGGCCGTGCTGGCGCGTGGTGCAGGGGGGCTCCTGGCGCTACGTGGAACGTCTCACGGCGCCCTACCGTGATGCCATTCGGCTGCGGACACCGGTTGCCCGCGTGCAGCGTTTCCCTGACCATGTTGCAGTCACGCCGCGCGGTGCCCCGCCGGAGCTCTTTGATGCCGTCGTGTTGGCCACGCATAGCGATCAGGCCCTGGAGCTGCTGGCGGACGCGAGCGACGCAGAGTGTGCCATCCTGGGCGCGCTGCCCTACCAGGCCAATGATACGGTGCTGCACACCGACACGCGGCTGCTGCCGCGCCGCCGTCGGGCCTGGGCCAGTTGGAATTACCATGTGCCGTCTGTGCCGCAGCGGACCCCGACCCTCACCTACAACATGAACATGCTGCAAGCCCTGCCGGGTCCGACGACCTACTGCGTGACATTGAACGAGACAGATTCGATCGATCCGGCCACGATTCTGGGCCGCTACACCTACCACCATCCGCAGTACACGGTGGCCGCATTGGCAGCCCAGCGCCGCCACGCGGAGATCAATGGGGTGAATCGAACGTATTACTGCGGGGCATACTGGGGTTATGGCTTTCACGAGGATGGGGTCAAGAGTGCGCTGACCGTCTGCGCGGCGCTGACGCGGAGCCAGGCGGCATGA
- a CDS encoding DUF1365 domain-containing protein, with protein sequence MMSCIYEGRVRHRRFAPVANHFSYALFMLYLDLDELPRVFTGRWCWSNEGRALARFRRRDHLKALPGHPDVPLGEAVRTLVRERLGRRPSGPVRLLTHLEYFRYRFNPVSFYYCFDAAADGVDAIVAEINNTPWGEQHCYVLDARRGVSATGQHHFEFAKDFHVSPFMGMNMAYGWHFTPPGRQLAIHMDNFEAGDKVFDATMTLRRTEITGASLARVLAQYPGMTLKVIMAIHWQALRLWWKRCPYHPHPRTVASNHGGAQE encoded by the coding sequence ATGATGAGCTGCATCTACGAAGGTCGGGTCCGCCACCGCCGATTCGCACCGGTTGCGAACCACTTCTCGTACGCGCTGTTCATGCTGTATCTCGACCTGGACGAGTTGCCGCGGGTATTCACCGGCCGCTGGTGCTGGTCGAACGAGGGGCGGGCTTTGGCCCGTTTCCGGCGCCGGGATCACCTGAAGGCGCTGCCGGGGCATCCGGACGTGCCGCTCGGTGAAGCCGTGCGTACGCTGGTACGGGAGCGCCTGGGGCGCAGGCCGTCCGGTCCGGTTCGCCTGCTCACGCACCTTGAGTACTTTCGCTACCGATTCAACCCGGTGAGCTTCTACTACTGCTTTGATGCTGCCGCCGATGGAGTCGATGCGATTGTCGCCGAGATCAACAATACCCCGTGGGGTGAGCAGCACTGCTACGTGCTGGATGCCCGGCGCGGCGTGTCGGCGACGGGCCAGCATCACTTTGAATTCGCGAAGGACTTCCACGTTTCGCCCTTCATGGGTATGAACATGGCGTACGGGTGGCACTTCACGCCCCCCGGACGGCAACTGGCCATTCACATGGACAATTTTGAAGCCGGCGACAAGGTCTTCGATGCCACCATGACCCTGCGCCGGACCGAAATCACGGGGGCGTCGCTGGCGCGCGTGCTCGCGCAGTATCCGGGGATGACGCTGAAGGTCATCATGGCGATCCACTGGCAGGCCCTGCGGCTGTGGTGGAAACGCTGTCCCTACCATCCCCATCCACGTACCGTTGCGTCGAACCACGGAGGTGCGCAGGAATGA
- a CDS encoding class I SAM-dependent methyltransferase: MPELSKSWEPGDRPAGEARSTWLDGWARGQVRRALASLDMGRIVLRDGRSADGFGPADAPLRAVVTVLAPAFYRRVVLGGTLGAGEAYMEGLWRCDDLTALMRILIRAETVFAELNRGVARLAAPLRWLGHALRRNTRAGSRRNIHAHYDLSNDFYRLWLDETLTYSGGVFERPEATLAEASVAKLDRICRKLQLRPLDHVLEIGTGWGSFALHAAGHYGCRVTTTTISEAQYALAAERIAAAGLQERITLLRSDYRDLRGRYDKLVSIEMIEAVGHQYYETFFRHCAHLLKPGGAALLQFINMADRYYAVNRHRVDFIKKHIFPGSCIPSLGALLQAATRGGDLQVWHVEDLTPHYARTLRCWYDRFRTRLEAVRALGYSEAFIRRWEFYLCYCEAGFHERSIGSMQLLLLRPGCTVTPVLAQNTHLRGVWDGRAETEIVAG; this comes from the coding sequence ATGCCGGAGCTGAGCAAGTCGTGGGAGCCGGGGGACCGGCCTGCCGGGGAAGCCCGGTCGACGTGGCTCGACGGCTGGGCGCGGGGCCAGGTGCGCCGCGCGCTCGCGTCACTCGACATGGGGCGAATCGTGTTGCGCGATGGTCGCAGTGCGGACGGATTCGGTCCCGCGGATGCGCCGCTCCGCGCAGTTGTCACCGTTCTGGCACCGGCCTTCTACCGCCGAGTCGTGCTCGGCGGCACACTCGGCGCTGGTGAAGCGTACATGGAGGGCTTGTGGCGCTGCGACGACCTGACTGCCCTGATGCGCATCCTGATCCGCGCGGAGACTGTGTTTGCGGAACTCAACCGGGGCGTCGCGCGGCTGGCTGCTCCGCTCCGCTGGCTCGGACATGCGCTGCGCCGGAACACCCGCGCCGGGAGCCGGCGGAACATTCACGCGCACTATGATCTCAGCAACGACTTCTATCGCCTCTGGCTCGACGAGACGCTGACCTACTCCGGCGGCGTGTTCGAGCGTCCGGAGGCGACGCTGGCCGAGGCGTCCGTCGCAAAGCTCGACCGCATCTGCCGCAAGCTGCAGCTTCGGCCGCTGGATCATGTGCTCGAAATCGGCACCGGGTGGGGTAGTTTCGCGCTGCACGCGGCCGGCCATTACGGCTGTCGAGTCACGACGACCACGATCTCGGAAGCGCAGTACGCACTTGCGGCGGAGCGAATCGCCGCGGCGGGTTTGCAGGAGCGGATCACGCTGCTGCGCTCGGACTACCGCGACCTGCGCGGACGGTATGACAAGCTTGTGTCGATCGAAATGATCGAGGCGGTCGGGCACCAGTACTACGAGACGTTCTTTCGCCACTGCGCGCACCTGCTGAAGCCGGGTGGCGCAGCGCTGCTCCAGTTCATCAACATGGCCGACCGGTACTACGCGGTAAATCGCCACCGCGTCGATTTCATCAAGAAGCACATCTTCCCCGGAAGCTGTATTCCTTCACTCGGTGCGCTGCTCCAGGCGGCGACGCGCGGCGGCGACCTGCAGGTGTGGCATGTGGAGGACCTGACACCGCACTACGCCCGCACGCTTCGTTGCTGGTATGACCGCTTCCGGACCCGGCTCGAGGCCGTGCGGGCGCTGGGCTATTCGGAGGCGTTCATCCGTCGCTGGGAGTTCTACCTCTGCTACTGTGAGGCCGGCTTCCACGAGCGCTCGATCGGGAGCATGCAACTGCTGCTCCTGCGTCCGGGTTGTACCGTGACGCCGGTACTGGCACAGAACACGCACCTGCGCGGGGTGTGGGACGGCCGGGCGGAGACGGAGATCGTGGCCGGATGA
- a CDS encoding DUF2878 domain-containing protein: MRRTAVNLVLYTAVWWFAVLGAAAGSAWLGAWAALVALLVHVALATARARELVFVLFATLAGWAVDSGLTALGLLAFPAWSAWLAPPWIAGLWLAFATTLTTSLRIVQHRLVIAVLLGACAGPLAYYLGVQLGAVRLPQPLPAFMALALAWGVMLPLLAVAARYAASPRSFASPSAVVHGGTA; the protein is encoded by the coding sequence ATGAGGCGTACCGCTGTGAATCTTGTGCTGTACACGGCGGTATGGTGGTTCGCGGTTCTCGGGGCCGCGGCCGGGTCGGCGTGGCTCGGCGCCTGGGCGGCGCTGGTGGCTTTACTGGTACATGTAGCTCTTGCCACCGCGCGGGCGCGCGAGCTGGTGTTCGTGCTATTTGCGACACTCGCGGGCTGGGCCGTTGATTCCGGCCTGACCGCGCTGGGGCTGCTCGCGTTCCCGGCGTGGTCGGCATGGCTGGCGCCTCCTTGGATTGCCGGCTTGTGGCTGGCCTTTGCGACGACGCTGACGACGAGTCTGCGGATCGTACAACATCGGCTTGTCATCGCCGTGTTGCTGGGGGCCTGCGCGGGGCCGCTCGCCTATTACCTCGGGGTGCAGCTCGGTGCCGTGCGACTGCCGCAGCCGTTGCCGGCTTTCATGGCGCTCGCACTGGCGTGGGGCGTGATGTTGCCCTTGCTGGCGGTTGCGGCCCGCTACGCGGCTTCTCCACGGTCGTTCGCGTCACCGTCGGCCGTGGTCCATGGAGGCACAGCATGA